The proteins below come from a single Vibrio natriegens NBRC 15636 = ATCC 14048 = DSM 759 genomic window:
- the elyC gene encoding envelope biogenesis factor ElyC: MFELKKVVSALLMPLPALLLIGLLGLALISFTTKRKTGCFVVLFSFVGIFLVAFQPVSSKLLMPLEREHKAFLPVSGTIDYVMVLGNGHVIDDEIPPTSQLSRAALMRLTEGIRILRMYPGAKLILSGYDGGSEISHARMMANVALALGVAKSDIILLEDAKDTWEEARQAAAFVQQKEIVLVTSASHMSRALYEFNAAGIKPIPAPTNYLAIENVNQAWNKYSPKARYLEQTELFWHEYLGSIWQRLRDVVGETPMVEPQ, from the coding sequence ATGTTTGAGCTGAAAAAAGTAGTGTCAGCTTTGCTCATGCCCCTACCAGCATTGCTGCTGATAGGATTATTGGGCCTGGCTCTCATTAGTTTTACCACTAAGCGTAAAACCGGCTGCTTCGTTGTTTTATTCTCATTTGTCGGCATTTTCCTTGTTGCCTTCCAGCCTGTTTCAAGCAAGCTTCTTATGCCATTGGAACGTGAACACAAAGCGTTTCTACCCGTTTCAGGGACCATCGACTACGTGATGGTACTCGGCAATGGTCATGTTATCGATGACGAAATTCCACCCACATCTCAGTTAAGTCGTGCCGCGCTCATGCGTTTGACCGAGGGAATCCGAATTTTGCGCATGTATCCTGGCGCCAAATTGATTCTTTCCGGCTATGACGGCGGTTCTGAAATCAGCCATGCGCGTATGATGGCAAACGTAGCTCTGGCGCTCGGTGTAGCGAAATCCGATATTATTTTATTGGAAGACGCCAAAGACACGTGGGAAGAGGCACGTCAGGCTGCGGCGTTTGTCCAGCAAAAGGAAATTGTTTTAGTTACCTCGGCGAGCCATATGAGCCGGGCGTTGTATGAATTTAATGCAGCAGGCATAAAACCAATCCCGGCGCCAACAAACTACTTGGCGATTGAGAATGTCAATCAAGCTTGGAATAAATACTCGCCAAAAGCACGTTACTTAGAACAAACGGAGCTTTTCTGGCATGAGTACCTTGGCAGCATCTGGCAACGCTTACGTGATGTCGTCGGCGAAACACCTATGGTTGAGCCACAGTAG
- the glgC gene encoding glucose-1-phosphate adenylyltransferase: MAGVLGMILAGGEGSRLRPLTESRSKPAVPFGGSYRLIDFALNNFVNADLMRIYVLTQFKSQSLFYHLKKGWNINGITDRFIDPIPAQMRTGKRWYEGTADAIYQNLRFMEMEEPDQVCIFGSDHIYKMDIKQMLDFHISKQASLTVSALRMPLKEASQFGVIEVDSEGRMIGFEEKPENPKSIPGEPDYALVSMGNYVFEAKELFSELIEDASNEESSHDFGKDIIPKMFPRGDVFVYDFSTNKINGEKEQVYWRDVGTIDAYWQAHMDLLEKDAPFSLYNRKWPLHTYYPPLPPATFTDSDNGRVQIIDSLVCNGSYIRGSRIEKSVLGFRSNIASACDISECILLGDVKIGEGCVLRRVIVDKNADIAPGTQIGVNLQEDKKYFHVSDDGIVVIPKGARVGY, translated from the coding sequence ATGGCTGGTGTTTTGGGAATGATTCTTGCTGGCGGTGAAGGCTCACGTTTGAGACCTTTAACTGAATCTCGCAGTAAACCTGCAGTACCTTTTGGTGGTAGCTATCGTCTAATTGACTTTGCACTCAACAACTTCGTTAATGCGGATTTAATGCGCATTTACGTTCTGACCCAATTTAAATCGCAATCCCTGTTTTATCATTTAAAAAAAGGATGGAACATCAACGGCATCACTGATCGTTTCATCGACCCGATTCCTGCTCAGATGCGTACCGGCAAGCGTTGGTATGAGGGCACGGCAGATGCCATTTATCAGAACCTTCGTTTTATGGAAATGGAAGAGCCAGACCAAGTTTGTATTTTTGGTTCTGACCATATCTACAAAATGGACATTAAGCAGATGCTGGATTTCCATATCAGCAAGCAAGCTTCATTGACCGTATCGGCTCTGCGTATGCCACTAAAAGAAGCTTCTCAGTTCGGTGTTATCGAAGTGGATAGCGAAGGGCGCATGATTGGCTTTGAAGAAAAGCCAGAAAATCCTAAGTCGATTCCTGGCGAGCCTGACTACGCGCTGGTCTCAATGGGGAACTATGTCTTTGAAGCGAAAGAACTGTTTTCTGAGTTGATCGAAGATGCGAGCAACGAAGAGTCTTCCCATGACTTCGGTAAAGACATTATTCCGAAAATGTTCCCACGTGGGGATGTGTTTGTTTATGACTTTAGCACCAACAAGATCAATGGTGAGAAAGAGCAAGTTTATTGGCGAGATGTCGGTACGATTGATGCCTACTGGCAAGCACATATGGACTTGCTAGAAAAAGATGCACCATTCTCGCTATATAACCGCAAATGGCCACTGCATACCTATTACCCGCCTTTACCACCTGCAACGTTCACGGACTCTGACAACGGTCGTGTCCAAATTATCGATAGTCTGGTGTGTAATGGCAGCTACATTCGAGGCTCCCGTATAGAAAAATCTGTACTTGGTTTCAGAAGTAATATTGCATCTGCATGCGATATCAGCGAATGTATACTCCTTGGTGACGTTAAAATCGGTGAAGGCTGTGTTTTACGTCGAGTAATAGTGGACAAGAACGCTGATATTGCACCTGGCACACAGATTGGAGTGAACCTTCAGGAAGACAAGAAGTACTTCCACGTGTCGGATGACGGTATTGTTGTTATTCCTAAAGGAGCACGAGTTGGCTACTAA
- a CDS encoding alpha/beta fold hydrolase translates to MTEPLLFHKTYLHPTSNEWVVFVHGAGGSSSIWFKQIKAYKQHFNLVLIDLRGHGKSNQLLKELITSRYTFTEVTQDILKVLDHLKIQSAHFVGMSLGTIIVRNIAELASERVNSMVLGGAVTRLNTRSQILVKLGNFGKHILPYMWLYKLFAYIVMPQRNQRESRHLFIREAKKLCQKEFKRWFILAADVNPLMKYFKDRELAIPTLYLMGDRDYMFIQPVKEMVAAHKLSVLREIPNCGHVCNVERPEDFNQYSIEFIKQQTLVA, encoded by the coding sequence ATGACTGAGCCACTACTTTTCCATAAAACCTACTTGCACCCCACCAGTAATGAGTGGGTTGTTTTCGTGCATGGTGCTGGTGGCAGTTCTTCGATTTGGTTTAAGCAAATTAAAGCCTATAAGCAGCACTTTAATTTAGTACTCATTGATCTAAGAGGGCATGGGAAGTCAAATCAGTTACTAAAGGAACTCATTACCAGCCGCTATACCTTTACTGAAGTTACCCAAGATATTTTAAAAGTGCTGGATCATTTAAAAATCCAATCCGCGCATTTTGTCGGCATGTCATTAGGGACGATCATTGTTCGAAACATTGCGGAATTGGCGTCTGAACGTGTGAATTCAATGGTGTTAGGTGGAGCGGTGACTCGTCTCAATACACGCTCACAAATCCTCGTCAAGCTGGGCAACTTTGGCAAACATATCTTGCCTTACATGTGGCTGTACAAACTGTTCGCTTATATCGTGATGCCACAGCGCAATCAACGCGAATCTCGCCACCTGTTTATCAGGGAAGCCAAAAAGCTCTGCCAAAAAGAGTTTAAGCGCTGGTTTATCTTGGCGGCGGATGTGAATCCGTTAATGAAGTACTTTAAAGACCGAGAATTAGCGATTCCCACTCTCTACTTAATGGGTGACAGAGATTATATGTTCATCCAACCGGTTAAAGAGATGGTTGCGGCACATAAACTGAGTGTGCTCCGTGAGATCCCAAACTGTGGCCATGTTTGTAATGTAGAACGTCCGGAAGACTTTAATCAGTACTCGATTGAGTTTATCAAACAGCAAACATTAGTTGCTTAA
- the torD gene encoding molecular chaperone TorD, producing MQEVKAFNEKRAEIYWWFSSLFAKELTDKELEAYHSVEIRSFLAGLGENESLKPSIDSLVDALNRLQDREDAQLELAADFCELFLKTEKYGALPYASMYIGESGLLNDKPAEEMEKLMAEFGVQVDDRLKEPADHLAVELDFLGNMIIRSNEFEQEKHMEEAFVKQNEFIESQLMSWLPKFAHKCQQLDEFGFYASVAQLLIAFCKLDSAYLLGE from the coding sequence ATGCAAGAAGTGAAAGCTTTTAACGAAAAACGCGCCGAAATTTATTGGTGGTTTTCTAGCTTATTCGCCAAAGAACTGACAGACAAAGAGCTGGAGGCTTATCACAGTGTTGAAATTCGCAGCTTTTTGGCGGGCTTAGGTGAAAATGAATCTCTCAAACCTTCCATTGATAGCCTCGTTGACGCACTAAATCGCCTGCAAGACCGCGAAGATGCTCAGCTAGAGCTTGCTGCTGACTTTTGTGAATTATTCTTGAAGACAGAAAAGTACGGCGCGCTTCCCTACGCTTCCATGTACATTGGTGAATCTGGTTTACTCAACGACAAACCCGCCGAAGAGATGGAAAAGTTGATGGCTGAGTTTGGTGTCCAAGTGGACGACCGTCTAAAAGAGCCAGCCGACCACTTAGCGGTAGAACTGGACTTCCTGGGTAACATGATCATTCGCTCTAATGAGTTTGAGCAAGAAAAACACATGGAAGAAGCCTTTGTTAAACAAAATGAATTCATCGAAAGCCAACTCATGTCCTGGTTACCAAAGTTCGCTCACAAGTGTCAGCAACTGGATGAATTTGGCTTCTACGCCAGCGTCGCGCAACTATTAATTGCATTTTGTAAACTGGACAGCGCTTACCTTCTTGGTGAATAA
- the glgA gene encoding glycogen synthase GlgA, producing the protein MATNNLSILFVASEVEGLIKSGGLADVAKALPEALHGLQQDVRITIPAYNGIERLSEAEVLLETQLTSWPHTEYRVLRLYLGDTPVYLIDCQPYFNRPSMYAENNEAYSDNGERFAFFSAACLDMLPKLDFRPDIVHANDWHTGLVPFLLKHRYGSDPFYANIRSVISIHNAVFKGVFSYDEVQCLPEFQSRNVPDAAVSSTHIAMLKAGVLNADKINAVSPTYAEELQTELGSHGMAWEFQQRAKDLVGILNGCDYSAWNPKTDAYLPLNYEPSHQSMVEGKSACKKALQQRLNLAEKDCAMFGMVCRLTMQKGLHYLLPALTDFLKHDVQLVVVGTGDPVLATHLEEVAEQFPDKFVFVDAYDNELAHLVEAGSDFFLMPSEFEPCGLNQIYSMAYGTLPIVRGVGGLKDSVNDYDVDSSDATGFVFYDPTPQALLLTMLRALLLYTQNNAEVKRVQLHAMQQDFCWRKAAEEYLELYHSALKSISLA; encoded by the coding sequence TTGGCTACTAACAACTTATCTATTCTGTTTGTAGCGTCTGAAGTCGAAGGATTGATTAAAAGTGGTGGCTTGGCTGATGTAGCCAAGGCACTGCCTGAAGCGCTCCACGGACTTCAGCAAGATGTACGTATTACCATTCCCGCATACAATGGTATTGAAAGGCTTTCTGAAGCGGAGGTGTTGTTAGAAACGCAGCTAACCTCGTGGCCGCATACAGAATATCGAGTATTAAGGCTGTATCTCGGTGATACGCCAGTTTATTTGATTGATTGCCAGCCGTATTTCAACCGCCCATCAATGTACGCTGAGAACAACGAAGCGTATTCAGATAATGGTGAGCGATTCGCCTTTTTCAGCGCAGCTTGCTTAGACATGCTACCTAAGCTGGATTTCCGACCTGACATCGTACATGCCAATGACTGGCATACTGGCCTTGTGCCGTTTTTGTTGAAGCATCGATACGGATCTGACCCATTTTATGCAAATATTCGCAGCGTGATCTCGATTCACAACGCAGTATTTAAAGGGGTATTTAGCTATGATGAGGTGCAATGTCTGCCAGAGTTTCAGAGCAGAAATGTACCCGACGCAGCGGTTAGTTCAACGCACATTGCGATGCTTAAGGCAGGCGTGCTAAACGCTGACAAAATCAACGCGGTAAGCCCTACTTATGCTGAAGAGTTACAGACAGAGCTTGGTAGTCATGGCATGGCGTGGGAGTTCCAACAACGAGCTAAAGATTTAGTTGGTATACTCAACGGTTGTGATTACAGCGCTTGGAATCCTAAAACCGATGCTTATTTGCCGTTGAACTACGAACCTAGTCACCAAAGTATGGTTGAAGGCAAAAGTGCGTGTAAAAAAGCGCTACAGCAACGTCTGAACTTAGCAGAGAAAGACTGTGCGATGTTTGGCATGGTTTGTCGCCTGACAATGCAGAAAGGACTGCATTATTTACTCCCAGCGTTGACGGACTTCCTCAAGCACGACGTGCAATTAGTTGTGGTCGGAACCGGTGATCCAGTTCTTGCTACACATTTAGAAGAGGTCGCTGAACAGTTCCCAGATAAGTTTGTCTTTGTTGACGCCTATGACAATGAGCTTGCTCATTTGGTTGAGGCTGGGTCTGATTTCTTTTTGATGCCGTCTGAGTTTGAGCCGTGTGGACTTAATCAGATTTACAGCATGGCTTATGGCACGTTACCGATTGTGCGAGGCGTAGGCGGCCTAAAAGACAGTGTGAACGATTATGATGTTGACTCGTCTGATGCAACGGGTTTTGTGTTTTATGATCCAACACCGCAAGCCTTGTTGTTAACCATGCTTAGGGCACTGTTGCTGTATACGCAAAATAATGCCGAAGTAAAACGAGTTCAATTGCATGCAATGCAACAGGACTTTTGCTGGCGAAAAGCTGCGGAAGAATATTTGGAACTCTACCATTCTGCGTTAAAGTCAATTAGCCTTGCCTAA
- a CDS encoding TVP38/TMEM64 family protein, producing the protein MNKKLVFGLILLLTIILLAVNFSQYLTLENAKAQQEALNAYIDQRFILAVTVYFAAYVAITAFSIPGAAVVTLLAAALFGFWTSLLLVSFASTIGATLAFLSSRYLLRDWVQSKFGSKLTAINDGVKKDGSSYLLSLRLIPVFPFFLINLLMGLTPMSVGRFYLTSQIGMLPGTAVYLNAGTQLATIESLSDIVSPSVLASFALLGLFPIIAKWLMNKFRPTQVQPNGNP; encoded by the coding sequence ATGAATAAAAAACTGGTTTTTGGGTTAATACTGCTGTTAACGATCATTTTATTAGCCGTTAACTTTAGCCAGTACCTCACTTTAGAGAACGCCAAAGCACAGCAAGAGGCTCTTAACGCCTATATTGACCAGAGATTTATCTTGGCGGTTACGGTTTATTTTGCGGCCTATGTGGCTATCACTGCTTTTTCTATTCCCGGCGCAGCGGTCGTCACTCTGTTAGCCGCAGCTCTATTCGGTTTTTGGACTAGCTTACTTTTAGTCTCGTTCGCCAGCACTATTGGGGCAACGCTGGCTTTTCTGAGTAGCCGTTACTTGTTACGAGATTGGGTCCAAAGCAAATTTGGTTCAAAGCTAACCGCGATTAACGACGGCGTCAAAAAAGACGGTTCATCTTACCTACTCTCATTAAGATTGATCCCTGTGTTCCCTTTCTTTCTAATCAACCTACTGATGGGATTAACCCCGATGTCTGTTGGCCGCTTTTATTTGACCAGCCAAATAGGAATGCTTCCAGGCACCGCTGTTTATCTCAATGCCGGTACTCAACTGGCAACGATTGAAAGCCTCTCAGATATCGTCTCACCGAGCGTGTTAGCTTCATTTGCGTTGCTTGGGCTTTTTCCTATCATTGCTAAATGGCTGATGAATAAATTCAGACCCACTCAAGTACAGCCAAATGGAAACCCTTGA
- the torR gene encoding two-component system response regulator TorR, translating to MSYHVLVVEDDVVTRSKLAGYFQNEGYTVSEAESGTQMREVLQAGDVDLVMLDINLPGEDGLMLTRELRSQSDIGIILVTGRTDSIDKIVGLEMGADDYVTKPFELRELLVRVKNLLWRISIARDGSSKANETNEQHIVRFGEWTFDIQRRALSRNGEPVKLTKAEYELLVALSSYPNQVLSRERILNMISHRVDAPNDRTIDVLIRRMRAKMEFDPKNPQIFVTVHGEGYMFAGD from the coding sequence ATGAGCTATCACGTATTAGTCGTAGAAGATGATGTTGTAACGCGTAGTAAGCTAGCGGGTTATTTCCAAAATGAAGGTTATACAGTCAGTGAAGCAGAGAGCGGCACGCAAATGCGTGAAGTGCTGCAAGCTGGTGATGTTGATCTTGTCATGCTGGATATTAACTTGCCGGGTGAAGACGGCCTGATGCTTACGCGTGAATTACGTAGCCAATCGGATATTGGTATCATATTAGTTACAGGACGCACGGATAGCATCGACAAAATTGTTGGCCTGGAAATGGGGGCAGATGATTATGTCACCAAACCTTTTGAACTGCGCGAGTTATTAGTTCGTGTCAAAAATCTGCTGTGGCGCATTTCGATCGCTCGCGATGGATCAAGTAAGGCAAACGAAACCAACGAGCAACATATTGTTCGTTTTGGCGAGTGGACGTTTGATATCCAGCGTCGAGCGCTGAGTCGTAATGGTGAGCCAGTAAAACTAACCAAAGCCGAATACGAGCTTTTGGTGGCGTTATCGTCTTACCCGAATCAAGTACTAAGCCGCGAACGTATTTTGAATATGATCAGCCATCGTGTTGATGCACCGAATGACCGTACGATAGATGTCTTGATTCGTCGTATGCGTGCGAAGATGGAGTTTGACCCTAAAAACCCGCAAATTTTTGTTACGGTTCATGGTGAGGGCTACATGTTTGCTGGTGATTAA
- the purR gene encoding HTH-type transcriptional repressor PurR — protein MATIKDVARLAGVSTTTVSHVINKTRFVAEATQEKVMKAVDELNYAPSAVARSLKCNSTRTIGMLVTQSTNLFFSEVIDGVESYCYRQGYTLILCNTGGIYEKQRDYIRMLAEKRVDGILVMCSDLTEELKQMLDRHADIPKVVMDWGPESSQADKIMDNSEEGGYIATKYLIDNGHTDIACLSGHFEKLACQERIAGYRRAMAEANIPVNEDWILEGNFECDTAVLVADKITAMEKRPTAVFCFNDTMALGLMSRLQQNGIKIPDDVSVIGYDNIELAEYFSPPLTTIHQPKRRVGKNAFEILLERIKDKEHEKRIFEMQPELVVRNTVKKLK, from the coding sequence ATGGCCACTATAAAAGACGTTGCTAGATTAGCCGGCGTTTCTACAACTACAGTTTCGCACGTTATCAACAAGACGCGTTTTGTTGCAGAAGCAACACAAGAAAAAGTAATGAAAGCCGTTGATGAGCTTAACTATGCACCAAGTGCGGTTGCTCGTAGCTTGAAATGTAACTCAACTCGCACCATCGGCATGTTGGTGACACAATCTACCAACCTATTCTTCTCTGAAGTCATTGATGGTGTAGAGAGTTACTGCTACCGCCAAGGCTACACGCTTATCCTGTGTAACACTGGTGGTATCTATGAAAAACAAAGAGATTACATCCGCATGCTCGCTGAAAAGCGTGTAGATGGCATACTGGTGATGTGTTCTGACCTGACAGAAGAGCTGAAGCAAATGCTTGACCGTCATGCAGATATCCCGAAAGTTGTCATGGACTGGGGCCCAGAGAGCTCACAGGCAGACAAAATCATGGATAACTCGGAAGAAGGCGGTTATATCGCGACCAAATACCTGATTGATAATGGTCATACTGATATTGCTTGCTTGAGTGGTCACTTTGAAAAACTCGCTTGCCAAGAGCGTATTGCTGGTTACCGTCGAGCGATGGCAGAAGCCAATATTCCTGTCAATGAAGACTGGATTCTTGAAGGTAACTTTGAATGTGATACCGCAGTGTTGGTCGCAGACAAAATTACCGCGATGGAAAAACGCCCTACTGCGGTATTCTGTTTCAATGACACGATGGCGTTAGGCTTAATGAGCCGTCTACAACAAAATGGTATTAAGATTCCTGACGATGTCTCTGTTATTGGTTACGACAATATCGAATTGGCAGAGTACTTCTCTCCGCCATTAACAACGATTCACCAGCCAAAACGCCGTGTCGGTAAAAATGCTTTCGAGATTCTGCTTGAACGTATTAAAGACAAGGAACACGAAAAACGTATTTTTGAAATGCAGCCAGAGTTGGTCGTTCGAAATACTGTTAAAAAACTCAAATAG
- the topA gene encoding type I DNA topoisomerase, whose translation MGKSLVIVESPAKAKTINKYLGKDFVVKSSVGHVRDLPTAGQSTGEKAAAISTKGMSAEEKARVKKEKDRKALIKKMGINPYHDWEANYQILPGKEKVVSELQKLAKDADYVYLATDLDREGEAIAWHLREIIGGDEERYKRVVFNEITKNAIQQAFQTPGELNMDGVNAQQARRFMDRVVGFMVSPLLWKKVARGLSAGRVQSVAVKLLVEREREINAFVPEEFWDIHANTKTKDKADFKLLVAQKDGVAFKPVNEAETKAAMSVLEKASYEVCKREDRPTKSKPSAPYITSTLQQAASTRLGYGVKKTMMLAQRLYEAGYITYMRTDSTNLSAEAVDAVRDFIGSEFGDKYLPASPLKYGSKEGAQEAHEAIRPSSVDVKAEDLQGVDADAHKLYALIWNQFVACQMTPAEYDSTTISVKAEEFTLKAKGRILKFDGWTRVQRPMGKNEDTILPAVQLGDKLNLESLDPKQHFTKPPARFTEAALVKELEKRGIGRPSTYASIISTIQDRGYVKVDQRRFYAEKMGEIVTDRLDDSFNDLMNYDFTARMEQKLDQIAEGEVNWKSVLDNFFTDFTGDLEKADLDESEGGMKLNHIVMTDIECPTCGRPMGIRTASTGVFLGCSGYALPPKERCKTTINLGDEEGIINVLEEDVETAALRAKKRCPICETAMDAYLIDDKRKMHVCGNNPNCEGYIVEYGEFKVKGYDGPVVECDKCGSDMVLKNGRFGKYMDCTSETCKNTRKILKNGEVAPPKEDPVHFPELPCENSDAYFVLRDGASGLFMAASNFPKSRETRAPLVSELALYEERLPEKFKYLATAPQEDPDGRPAVVRFSRKTKENYVRSEENGKPSGWTALYVDGKWEVTDKRKKAKA comes from the coding sequence ATGGGTAAATCACTCGTTATAGTGGAGTCACCAGCCAAGGCAAAGACAATAAATAAGTACCTTGGTAAAGACTTTGTTGTTAAGTCTAGTGTTGGTCATGTGCGTGATCTGCCTACGGCCGGCCAAAGCACTGGTGAGAAAGCAGCTGCCATTTCAACTAAAGGGATGAGTGCTGAAGAGAAAGCACGAGTCAAAAAAGAGAAAGATCGTAAAGCGCTGATCAAAAAAATGGGGATCAACCCATATCACGACTGGGAAGCGAATTATCAGATTCTTCCTGGCAAAGAAAAAGTAGTTAGCGAATTACAAAAATTAGCCAAAGATGCTGATTACGTCTATCTCGCAACCGATTTGGACCGCGAGGGGGAAGCAATCGCATGGCACCTTCGTGAGATCATCGGTGGCGATGAAGAGCGATACAAACGAGTTGTTTTTAACGAAATTACGAAAAATGCTATCCAGCAAGCTTTCCAGACGCCTGGTGAGTTAAATATGGATGGCGTAAACGCGCAGCAAGCTCGTCGATTCATGGACCGCGTGGTTGGCTTCATGGTCTCTCCATTACTATGGAAGAAAGTTGCTCGTGGCTTGTCTGCCGGCCGTGTTCAGTCGGTTGCGGTTAAGTTGCTGGTAGAGCGTGAGCGCGAAATCAATGCATTTGTTCCGGAAGAGTTCTGGGACATCCATGCAAACACCAAGACTAAAGACAAAGCGGATTTCAAACTGCTGGTTGCTCAGAAAGACGGCGTAGCGTTTAAGCCAGTTAATGAGGCAGAAACCAAAGCAGCGATGTCTGTGCTGGAAAAAGCTAGCTACGAAGTTTGCAAGCGTGAAGACCGACCAACGAAAAGTAAGCCGTCAGCGCCTTACATCACTTCGACTTTGCAGCAAGCAGCAAGTACCCGTTTAGGCTATGGCGTTAAGAAGACCATGATGCTGGCTCAACGCTTGTATGAAGCGGGTTACATCACCTATATGCGTACTGACTCAACTAACTTGAGTGCAGAAGCTGTGGATGCTGTCCGTGACTTCATCGGTTCTGAGTTTGGTGACAAGTACCTTCCAGCTTCACCGTTAAAATACGGCAGCAAAGAAGGGGCTCAAGAAGCGCACGAAGCGATTCGACCGTCTAGCGTTGATGTGAAAGCGGAAGACCTGCAAGGTGTCGACGCAGACGCTCACAAGCTTTACGCATTAATTTGGAATCAGTTCGTTGCGTGTCAAATGACGCCAGCAGAATACGATTCCACAACCATCAGCGTCAAAGCCGAAGAGTTCACATTAAAAGCCAAAGGCCGCATCCTGAAGTTTGACGGTTGGACTCGCGTACAACGTCCAATGGGCAAAAACGAGGACACAATCCTTCCTGCGGTGCAGCTTGGCGATAAGCTGAACCTAGAGTCACTTGACCCGAAACAGCACTTTACCAAGCCGCCAGCACGCTTTACAGAAGCTGCACTGGTTAAAGAACTTGAAAAGCGTGGTATTGGCCGTCCATCGACTTACGCGTCTATCATCTCGACGATTCAGGATCGTGGCTACGTGAAAGTCGACCAGCGTCGATTCTACGCAGAGAAAATGGGTGAGATCGTTACAGACCGTCTGGACGATAGCTTTAATGATTTGATGAACTACGACTTTACCGCGCGTATGGAACAAAAGCTGGACCAAATCGCAGAAGGCGAAGTCAACTGGAAATCAGTACTGGACAACTTCTTTACTGACTTCACCGGTGACCTTGAAAAAGCCGACCTGGATGAGTCTGAAGGTGGTATGAAGCTTAACCACATTGTGATGACAGACATCGAATGTCCGACATGTGGCCGCCCAATGGGTATTCGTACAGCATCCACCGGCGTATTCCTAGGTTGTTCTGGTTATGCACTGCCACCTAAAGAGCGTTGCAAAACCACCATCAACTTAGGCGATGAAGAAGGCATCATCAACGTCTTAGAAGAAGACGTAGAAACCGCAGCGCTGCGTGCCAAGAAACGTTGTCCAATCTGTGAAACAGCGATGGACGCGTACCTAATCGACGATAAACGTAAGATGCACGTTTGTGGTAACAACCCAAACTGTGAAGGTTACATCGTTGAATACGGCGAGTTTAAAGTGAAAGGCTATGATGGACCGGTTGTTGAGTGTGACAAGTGTGGTTCTGACATGGTGCTTAAGAATGGTCGCTTCGGTAAATACATGGATTGCACGAGCGAGACATGTAAAAACACCCGTAAGATTCTAAAGAACGGTGAAGTCGCGCCGCCGAAAGAAGATCCAGTGCATTTCCCTGAACTGCCATGTGAAAACTCGGACGCTTACTTTGTGTTGCGTGATGGGGCATCTGGTCTGTTTATGGCAGCCAGCAACTTCCCTAAATCACGCGAAACGCGAGCGCCACTTGTTTCAGAGCTTGCGCTTTACGAAGAACGCTTACCAGAGAAGTTCAAATATCTCGCGACAGCACCGCAGGAAGACCCTGATGGTCGTCCGGCAGTGGTTCGTTTTAGCCGTAAAACGAAAGAGAATTACGTTCGCTCTGAAGAGAACGGCAAGCCAAGCGGTTGGACTGCGCTTTATGTCGATGGTAAATGGGAAGTCACCGACAAACGTAAAAAAGCAAAAGCTTAA
- a CDS encoding TfoX/Sxy family DNA transformation protein — MDKPILKDSMKLFEALGTIKSRSMFGGFGLFADETMFALVVNDQLHIRADQQTSSNFEKQGLKPYVYKKRGFPVVTKYYAISDDLWESSERLIEVAKKSLEQANLEKKQQASSKPDRLKDLPNLRLATERMLKKAGIKSVEQLEEKGALNAYKAIRDSHSAKVSIELLWALEGAINGTHWSVVPQSRREELENALS; from the coding sequence ATGGATAAACCGATACTCAAAGATTCTATGAAGCTATTTGAGGCACTTGGTACGATCAAGTCGCGCTCAATGTTTGGTGGCTTCGGACTTTTCGCTGATGAAACGATGTTTGCACTGGTTGTGAATGATCAACTTCACATACGAGCAGACCAGCAAACTTCATCTAACTTCGAGAAGCAAGGGCTAAAACCGTACGTTTATAAAAAGCGTGGTTTTCCAGTCGTTACTAAGTACTACGCGATTTCCGACGACTTGTGGGAATCCAGTGAACGCTTGATAGAAGTAGCGAAGAAGTCGTTAGAACAAGCCAATTTGGAAAAAAAGCAACAGGCAAGTAGTAAGCCCGACAGGTTGAAAGACCTGCCTAACTTACGACTAGCGACTGAACGAATGCTTAAGAAAGCTGGTATAAAATCAGTTGAACAACTTGAAGAGAAAGGTGCATTGAATGCTTACAAAGCGATACGTGACTCTCACTCCGCAAAAGTAAGTATTGAGCTACTCTGGGCTTTAGAAGGAGCGATAAACGGCACGCACTGGAGCGTCGTTCCTCAATCTCGCAGAGAAGAGCTGGAAAATGCGCTTTCTTAA